AAGTGCCACCGCACCAGACAAGCCAAACCTGTTCGGCATGCTGTCAGAGATCGCCTATCAAACTGAAGTTGTCGGAGCGTGTGTTCCATTGTAAATGTTGTGGATTGAAACTCGACCGCGACCACAACGCGGCTTTGAATATACTTTATAGGGCGGCTTGCGCCCTTCGTGGAGAGGTATGGGATGCCATCCTCTGTGAAGCGAGAAACCCGTTATTACAACAGGCTTGTTGGGGTTAAATACTCTTAACAAGCCTCGCGCTTTAGCGCGGGGTACTATGACACGGATCTAACGTGGATCGTTCACGGCATCCTGCACGGCAGCGTAAAGGTGCTGCAACGACTGAAAGTATTCCATCTCGGCACGTTTGATACCGTCTGCGTCGCGACTGGCGCGGGCTTTGCGAAGTTTCTCAAAACGGCGCGACAGTTCGCGATTGGCGTTCTCTAACATTTTGAAGTGTAATTCGGAAATCATCAGTAAATTGCCTTCGTTAATTAACGATGCCCTGCACAACCTAACAGGTTCTGCTACAAAAAAACTTACGAGAATCGCCTACAGGTCTCCCCTTTGACAACTCTGTCCTGTGGTCTCTAACCCTCAAGCGATCGGCGGCTTATCGTGCAACCGAAAGAATGCGTTGAGAGCTTCCTTCAATATATCCTGCGTGGTCATCCCTTTCTCGATACCGATATGTTTCATCTGCCGATAGACGGCTTCGTCGAAATAGCCCCCAATATGCTTCTTTTTTTCGCGGGAAGGCGGGCGAGGGGATCTCGCCCCTACGGGTGGATCGGATTCAACGACTCGTAGTTCGGGGTTTTGGGATTCTTCGTTCTTTTGGAAAACTTCTGCGAGATTCACTTTCTTGGCTGCCATGCTACACCCCCATCTCATTCGCGATATACGTGTAAAGCTCACGGATTTCGTTGCTGGCTTTACTCCTCGGTTCATACTCTTGGACGGTCAGTCCAGCGTTGTATGCATGGACGAACCCGATCCGCTGTCCGATCTCACACGGCGCACACGGAATATCATAGATTCCCACGGCTTGGCGGGCTTGTTCTGTGAGGTCCCCGCGGGAGGGCACGGCGTTCAAAACGATGTGTGCCGGGACTCTCGCAAGTTGGACGACATCGATGGTGGAGCCGATCGCTTGTAGATCGATGAGCGCGGGTTTACACGGCACTAACGCCATATCCGCGGCACGTGCGGCATCGAGAGCAGCAGTCTCGGTATGCGGAGCAGTATCGAGAATGGCGAACGTCGCGCCGTTCTCCTCGGCGAGTTCCAGGATGTATTGTAACCGTTCCGAGTGTGTCGAAATGACTGCGGGGGTATCGCCTTCGCGATTGTCGCGCCATTTCGCTGCGGACGACTGCGGATCCAAATCTATCAGGGCAGTCGTGTGCCCGGCACGTTCCGCGGCGACGGATAGATGCGTGGCGAGGGTTGTCTTGCCGGTCCCGCCTTTCCTGCTTAAAATCGCTAACGTTTTCATTTTTTTAGCTTACCTTGCGGTTCGGTCAGGTTGGTTTGATGAATGAAATGTCTCTCCGTAGATCTATAGGCTTGAGTGAATGCAAGTCTGCACGTGTGCAGGTTCGATGTTGTGCAGGTGTGATAGTCTGCACGTGTGCACACCTGCACATAAAAGTGATACCACCCACACGCTAAAGCGTGGGGATTCGGCTTCGTAGCGACTGCGGTTTTCTCAAAGAGTCCACCGTCTTATTTTCGCTCCACCAGCAGGCAATTCCCTGAAACTCTCTAACGAGTCTCAGGCATATCGTGCGGAAACTTTCACGGGTATCCCTGCCTGCAATATGTTTATCGCAGCGTTGATGTCTCGGTCATGGTGTGAACCACATTCGGGGCATGTCCACTGCCTATCAGAGAGAGAAAGATTTTCGTTTCTATGTCCACAATCGGCACACGGCTTTGTTGTCGCCGTCCACTGTCCGATTTGAACAAACTGACGCTTATGTTTTTGACACTTATATCGCAATATCTCAACAAACTGGTAGAACGCAAGGTCGGAGACTTTCCGTCCCCAGAGGCGTTTCATGCCGTCAAGGTTCAAGGTTTCAAGAATGATGGTATTAAACTTCTCGCAAAGTTTGCTTGCCAATTGCCAATGAAAGTCTTTGCGTTGGTTGGCAACTTTGCGATAGAGTCGTGCGAGGTCACGGACGCTCTGCCACCAGCCGTTAGAACCTTTAACCTTTCGGGAAAGACTTTTGTTGAGAGACCGAAGTTTCTTCAAGGACTGTTTCAACGGTTGTGGGTGTTGTATCTTTTCACCCGTGCTAAGCGTCAAATATGCGTCTTTCATACCGAAGTCTGCCCCAACACTCTGACCCGTCGTTGGCAGCGGTTTTGTTTCTACAAAATCGGTTATCAGATAAAGCCAATAGTCGCCGCAAGCGTCGCGCTTTATCGTGATACGACTGATATTCCCGTGAAACTCACGGTGCTTATGGAACGCATACGCCACTTTATCATGTCGCCATTTCCCTTTCTCCCATTTTCTGAAATTGAGGGTGAGGCGATTGTCTTTCAGAGACCAACCTGCTTGTTTGAGCGTCAAGGATTTGAACCTATGGCGTTTTTTGATCTTCGGCCTGCCGCCAAGTTTCTTGAAAAAACGCTCATACGCAAGGTGTATCCGTTTCAATTCTTCTTGCATAGCTTGACTCGGCAATGCTTTCCAATGTGGATGCGTCGTGCGTTTCAAATCAGTCAAATGTTCACACATCGCAGCGTGGTTCGCATACGGAAACCAACCATCTTTATAGCGTTGACGTTGCCACTCATGGAAATACTTATGCACCTGCCACATATCATCAAGCAGATTACCAAGTCGTATCAAATTAGATTGATTTCCGAACTTATACTTATACGTTTTCATGGTATATCACATATCACACCTTTATCCCCTGCTAAGTGGGACGGCAGACACATTGTCAAGCGACAATGCTTAGCATGTCTGCCAGTGTGATAGTATTAATTATACCGCAATTTGACTACAATTGTCAAGTTTATTTTTCAACAATATCCTACGCCGTCTTACATCCCCAAGCTAAAGCATGGGGAGACCTTAGACGGAAGACAGGTAAGAGGGAAGAAGGAGGGAAGGGTCACGCCTTATCTTCCACCCTTCCAATCTTCCTGTCTTCCGTCCTACTTCAAAATGACCATCTTACGCAGGGCGGATGTCGTGTCGGTTTCCAATTGATAAAAATAAATTCCGCTCACTACGCGCTCCCCTAATTCATTCCGACCGTCCCAATACGCCGCACGCTCGCGATCGGTGTAGTAACCTGCGGATTGCTGTCCCAACTGCAACGTCCGGATCCCTACACCTTGGGCGTTATAGATCGTGATGCACACGTCCGTATCGGTCGCCAATTGGTATGGGATCCACGTCTCTGGATTGAACGGGTTCGGATAGTTGGCATGGAGTCTGGTGTCTAAGGGGTGCTCAACCGCTATCAACACTTCCTTTAGGAACTGTCTGACCAACGCCTTGTGTGTGGCATTTGCTGGTATTTCTTCAATCTTCTCGTAAAAGGCAGAGAGGACCCCGATGTCCGCCTCTGAAAGGGAGAGTGAAGCATCCATGCCGAGTTGATGTGAGGGGGACCCCGCACTCGCCTGATTGTTTCTAACAGATCTGACAATCCAAACGAGATCTAAGATATTGATCTCACCATCTTTGTTGATATCTATCCGCAGATGTGTAGGGGATTTTTCGCCAAAATGCCCAATCACAAAAATAAAGTCAAGTGTATCGACCCGACCATCCTGATTGACATCCGCAGAGAAAACGACTGCGTCTGATTCAACGACTTTTAGCACTCGGTTTACGGGGAGGTCTTCTAACTTTTGAACGATGCCGCTGGGCCAATGGATGACTAACTCACTGACACGTTGATTCTCTGCGAGTCCAAAGTGGATACGTTTCTGATCTTGTTGACACCAATGGATGCCACCCCCGTTCTCGCGCAATTGGGTTTTGCCGTCAGGGGTCGTCGCAAAAAGTCGTGCGCCGATGCCATCCCGATTCGAGACGGTGCCTTGCAAATCAATCTGTATCCAATTATTGCCACTGCTGCTGATGTTTTGGAACAACTGATCGGGTCCGTCGTT
Above is a window of Candidatus Poribacteria bacterium DNA encoding:
- a CDS encoding IS200/IS605 family element transposase accessory protein TnpB is translated as MKTYKYKFGNQSNLIRLGNLLDDMWQVHKYFHEWQRQRYKDGWFPYANHAAMCEHLTDLKRTTHPHWKALPSQAMQEELKRIHLAYERFFKKLGGRPKIKKRHRFKSLTLKQAGWSLKDNRLTLNFRKWEKGKWRHDKVAYAFHKHREFHGNISRITIKRDACGDYWLYLITDFVETKPLPTTGQSVGADFGMKDAYLTLSTGEKIQHPQPLKQSLKKLRSLNKSLSRKVKGSNGWWQSVRDLARLYRKVANQRKDFHWQLASKLCEKFNTIILETLNLDGMKRLWGRKVSDLAFYQFVEILRYKCQKHKRQFVQIGQWTATTKPCADCGHRNENLSLSDRQWTCPECGSHHDRDINAAINILQAGIPVKVSARYA
- a CDS encoding AAA family ATPase, whose product is MKTLAILSRKGGTGKTTLATHLSVAAERAGHTTALIDLDPQSSAAKWRDNREGDTPAVISTHSERLQYILELAEENGATFAILDTAPHTETAALDAARAADMALVPCKPALIDLQAIGSTIDVVQLARVPAHIVLNAVPSRGDLTEQARQAVGIYDIPCAPCEIGQRIGFVHAYNAGLTVQEYEPRSKASNEIRELYTYIANEMGV
- a CDS encoding transposase: VPPHQTSQTCSACCQRSPIKLKLSERVFHCKCCGLKLDRDHNAALNILYRAACALRGEVWDAILCEARNPLLQQACWG